The Amycolatopsis mongoliensis genome includes a window with the following:
- the hcaB gene encoding 3-(cis-5,6-dihydroxycyclohexa-1,3-dien-1-yl)propanoate dehydrogenase: MGFLDGKVALVTGGGSGIGRAVVDLYVREGAKVGILEISPEKARDLREKLPPHAVVVTEGDATSMWDNERAVADVTRAFGSLTTVVCAVGVFDYFTELPQLPKDKIGEAFDQLFAVNVKSNLLTVKAALEQLIENRGQIILTISNAGFYPGGGGPLYVSSKFAVRGLVTELAYELSPHVRVNGVAPGGTITDLRGIPALANEGQSLKDVPDIEGLIKGINPLGVVAQPEDHSWAYAFLAAKERAPAVTGTIIHSDGGLGVRGMTRMAGLEP, encoded by the coding sequence ATGGGTTTCCTGGACGGGAAGGTCGCACTGGTCACAGGCGGGGGATCGGGCATCGGCCGGGCCGTGGTCGATCTTTACGTGCGAGAGGGCGCGAAGGTCGGGATCCTCGAGATCTCGCCGGAGAAAGCACGGGACCTGCGGGAGAAACTGCCTCCGCACGCCGTGGTCGTGACGGAGGGCGACGCGACTTCGATGTGGGACAACGAACGCGCCGTCGCGGACGTGACACGGGCGTTCGGCTCATTGACCACTGTGGTCTGCGCGGTCGGGGTGTTCGACTACTTCACCGAGCTCCCGCAGCTGCCGAAGGACAAGATCGGCGAGGCGTTCGACCAGCTCTTCGCCGTCAACGTGAAGAGCAACCTGCTGACCGTGAAGGCGGCGCTGGAGCAGCTGATCGAGAACCGCGGGCAGATCATCCTCACCATTTCCAACGCCGGGTTCTACCCCGGTGGCGGTGGTCCGCTCTACGTGTCGTCGAAGTTCGCCGTGCGCGGGCTGGTGACCGAGCTGGCGTACGAACTTTCGCCGCACGTAAGGGTCAACGGAGTGGCCCCCGGCGGCACGATCACGGACCTGCGGGGGATTCCCGCACTGGCCAACGAAGGTCAGTCGCTGAAGGACGTCCCGGACATCGAAGGCCTGATCAAGGGGATCAACCCCCTGGGCGTCGTCGCCCAGCCGGAGGACCATTCCTGGGCCTACGCGTTCCTCGCCGCGAAGGAACGCGCGCCCGCGGTCACCGGCACGATCATCCACAGCGACGGCGGGCTGGGCGTGCGCGGGATGACGCGCATGGCGGGGCTCGAACCCTGA
- a CDS encoding alpha/beta fold hydrolase yields the protein MEQHVSIWGDLAGVELRQRTVDAAGIATRVVEAGTGPALVMVHGTGGHLEAYSRNIRDLAKEFRIVVYDMAGHGHSAKPDRPYTIDYLSDHLIAVLDALDIEKAHLSGESLGGWVAAWAAAHHPGRVDRLVLNTPGNITNKPEVMAGLKESSMKAVREASRQSVRTRVEWLFHDKSLVTDELVDLRLRIYTQPGFETAMRNILAVQDWEHRRPYVWSSQWCSRIVAPTLLLWTDHDPTASVEEAALLKELIPGSRLEVIEGAGHWPQWEKPDQFTETHIRFLKGK from the coding sequence GTGGAGCAGCACGTGAGCATCTGGGGCGATTTGGCGGGCGTCGAGCTGCGCCAGCGGACCGTGGACGCGGCCGGCATCGCCACCCGGGTGGTGGAAGCGGGCACCGGCCCGGCACTGGTCATGGTGCACGGGACGGGCGGGCACCTGGAGGCGTATTCCCGCAACATCCGCGACCTGGCGAAAGAATTCCGGATCGTCGTCTACGACATGGCGGGGCACGGGCATTCGGCCAAGCCCGACCGGCCTTACACCATCGATTACCTGAGCGACCACCTGATCGCCGTCCTGGACGCGCTGGACATCGAAAAGGCGCACCTCTCCGGTGAGTCGCTCGGTGGCTGGGTGGCGGCGTGGGCCGCGGCGCACCACCCCGGCCGGGTCGACCGGCTGGTGCTCAACACCCCGGGCAACATCACGAACAAGCCGGAGGTGATGGCCGGGCTCAAGGAATCGAGCATGAAGGCGGTCCGCGAGGCGAGCCGGCAGAGCGTGCGCACCAGGGTCGAGTGGCTCTTCCACGACAAGAGCCTCGTCACCGACGAACTCGTCGACCTGCGGCTGCGGATCTACACCCAGCCGGGGTTCGAGACCGCGATGCGCAACATCCTCGCGGTGCAGGACTGGGAACACCGGCGTCCGTACGTCTGGTCGTCGCAGTGGTGCAGCCGCATCGTCGCGCCGACCCTGCTGCTGTGGACCGACCACGACCCGACGGCTTCGGTCGAAGAAGCCGCACTGCTGAAGGAGCTGATCCCCGGAAGCCGCCTCGAAGTCATCGAGGGCGCGGGCCACTGGCCGCAGTGGGAGAAGCCGGACCAGTTCACCGAGACCCACATCAGGTTCTTGAAAGGAAAGTGA
- a CDS encoding 4-hydroxyphenylacetate 3-hydroxylase family protein gives MTARNGAAYLDRLRTHSPELWVGAEKITDVAGHKATSGAAAEIARLYDLQSKDDSMLFSPEDGDGKAGVQFLMPRTAEDLELRRVMHKQWADSSLGMMGRSTDFVSAMLVAWNANAEFFGDGADRVRAYYKYVRDNDLFLSHALADPPVDRSKPPSQQPDPYTYLGVKRETPDGIIVSGAKMLATAAPYSDEILVWPFSLRKYAAEEKPYAIAFAIPADAPGVRLICREPFGGGNAFDHPLSSRFDEMDAVVVFDDVLVPWERVFINQDYERVNNIWAINSNAFTGVQTSVRLLAKLQFVAGIAKRATEIVKTDQFPQVRDALGEITTYIELTRAAVLAAEAGAQRNDEGILFPDVRPLYAIRNSGNRWYPRVREILQQILAGGLLYQPADVSAFDSPIAADIARFYRGPETNSLDRIAIYKVAADLAVSAFGGRHELYERFYAGDPLFLRINTQFNQYDWTEPLGLIDGLLATSIRESGVLPGGSGEGAAA, from the coding sequence ATGACCGCACGAAACGGCGCCGCGTACCTCGACCGGCTGCGCACCCACAGCCCTGAGCTGTGGGTCGGGGCCGAGAAGATCACCGACGTGGCCGGGCACAAGGCGACGTCCGGCGCCGCGGCCGAAATCGCCCGCCTCTACGACCTGCAGTCCAAAGACGACAGCATGCTCTTCTCGCCCGAAGACGGCGACGGCAAGGCAGGCGTGCAGTTCCTGATGCCGCGCACGGCCGAGGACCTCGAGCTCCGCCGCGTCATGCACAAGCAGTGGGCGGACTCCAGCCTCGGCATGATGGGGCGCAGCACGGACTTCGTCAGCGCGATGCTGGTGGCGTGGAATGCCAACGCCGAGTTCTTCGGCGATGGCGCCGACCGGGTGCGCGCGTACTACAAGTACGTGCGGGACAACGACCTCTTCCTGTCCCACGCCCTGGCGGACCCGCCGGTCGACCGTTCGAAGCCGCCGTCGCAGCAGCCCGACCCCTACACCTACCTCGGCGTCAAGCGGGAAACCCCGGACGGCATCATCGTGAGCGGCGCGAAGATGCTCGCCACGGCCGCGCCCTACTCCGACGAGATCCTCGTCTGGCCCTTTTCGCTCCGGAAGTACGCGGCCGAGGAGAAGCCCTACGCCATCGCGTTCGCGATCCCGGCCGACGCCCCGGGGGTCCGGCTGATCTGCCGCGAACCGTTCGGCGGCGGAAACGCCTTCGACCACCCGCTCTCCAGCCGGTTCGACGAGATGGACGCCGTGGTCGTGTTCGACGACGTGCTCGTGCCGTGGGAACGCGTGTTCATCAACCAGGACTACGAGCGCGTCAACAACATCTGGGCGATCAACTCCAACGCCTTCACCGGCGTCCAGACCTCGGTCCGGCTGCTGGCGAAGCTCCAGTTCGTGGCGGGCATCGCCAAGCGGGCGACCGAGATCGTCAAGACCGACCAGTTCCCCCAGGTCCGCGACGCGCTCGGCGAGATCACCACCTACATCGAGCTGACCAGGGCCGCCGTCCTCGCCGCCGAAGCCGGCGCGCAGCGCAACGACGAAGGCATCCTGTTCCCCGACGTGCGGCCGCTGTACGCGATCCGCAACTCCGGGAACCGCTGGTACCCGCGCGTCCGCGAGATCCTGCAGCAGATCCTCGCGGGCGGCCTGCTGTACCAGCCGGCCGACGTGAGCGCGTTCGACTCGCCGATCGCCGCGGACATCGCCCGGTTCTACCGGGGCCCGGAAACGAACAGCCTGGACCGCATCGCGATCTACAAGGTCGCCGCCGATCTCGCGGTCTCCGCCTTCGGTGGCCGGCACGAGCTCTACGAGCGGTTCTACGCGGGCGATCCCCTGTTCCTCCGCATCAACACCCAGTTCAACCAGTACGACTGGACCGAGCCGCTGGGCCTGATCGACGGGCTGCTGGCCACCTCGATCCGGGAATCCG
- a CDS encoding electron transfer flavoprotein codes for MSTPGRVLVCLKQVPVPGRGAFDERTKRIRRDDDQAVTNPPDLHALAQALDLRAETGWEVVAVTMGPPAAAETLLDALRRGADRAVHLVDRRFAGADTLATARALTRLVERERPDLVLTGRWTLDGGTAQVGPQVAELAGLPQLTQATNLRIGDGVLAADVETDVGREAWTVALPAVVAVGRGTEPPWVTEADPSAVETLTAEDLGGGPRDFGTRGSPTFVAEIRHDARERRAEYVGAGFDTAKLLEAAFAPLEPEAEVVVPTPAREIWTVAEPLPGGGLHPASLEALACARSVAGDLRATIVAVLPCDQPHDLPRVLYAHGADRVLVLRGTEPADYRTDLVTDALSTAIATHAPFAVIAPFSARGRDYAPRVAARLGLGLTGDFTALEVRDADTDEPDLLWLKPALSADVVAPVIAHSTPSMGTLRPGSFTARAVRDQREPSVEFVGGSATGTDSCTAVERRVERPDGPRLAAARLVIGLGPGLGTGARRVAERVAATPGIALVATSAAVAAGEMPPQLEIGPLARSIAPAVYLGFGRHDLGTLQAVKAAGRIVVVDPGAWLDAFTGLADTVVTANIEGVLLDLLLATAGAIAS; via the coding sequence GTGAGCACGCCGGGCCGCGTTCTCGTCTGCCTCAAGCAGGTCCCGGTGCCGGGCCGGGGCGCCTTCGACGAACGGACGAAACGGATCCGCCGCGACGACGACCAGGCCGTCACCAACCCGCCGGACCTGCACGCGCTGGCGCAGGCGCTGGACCTGCGGGCGGAGACCGGCTGGGAGGTGGTGGCCGTGACGATGGGGCCGCCCGCGGCCGCGGAGACGCTGCTCGACGCGCTGCGGCGGGGTGCCGACCGTGCCGTGCACCTGGTCGATCGCCGCTTCGCCGGTGCCGACACCTTGGCGACGGCCCGCGCGCTCACCCGGCTCGTCGAACGGGAGCGCCCGGACCTGGTGCTCACCGGCCGGTGGACGCTCGACGGCGGTACCGCCCAGGTCGGCCCGCAGGTCGCGGAGCTGGCCGGGCTCCCGCAGCTGACCCAGGCCACGAACCTGCGGATCGGCGACGGTGTGCTCGCCGCGGACGTCGAAACCGACGTCGGCCGGGAAGCCTGGACCGTCGCGTTGCCCGCGGTGGTCGCCGTCGGGCGCGGCACCGAACCGCCGTGGGTGACCGAGGCCGACCCGTCGGCCGTCGAAACGCTCACCGCCGAGGACCTCGGGGGAGGACCGCGGGACTTCGGCACCCGGGGGTCGCCGACCTTCGTGGCCGAGATCCGGCACGACGCCCGTGAACGCCGGGCCGAGTACGTCGGGGCCGGGTTCGACACCGCGAAACTGCTGGAGGCGGCGTTCGCGCCGCTCGAGCCCGAGGCCGAAGTCGTCGTGCCCACCCCGGCACGCGAGATCTGGACGGTGGCCGAGCCGCTGCCCGGCGGTGGCCTCCACCCGGCGAGTCTCGAAGCGCTGGCCTGCGCCCGCTCGGTCGCCGGCGACCTGCGGGCCACGATCGTGGCGGTGCTGCCGTGCGACCAGCCGCACGACCTCCCGCGCGTGCTCTACGCGCACGGGGCCGACCGGGTGCTGGTGCTGCGCGGCACCGAGCCGGCGGACTACCGCACGGACCTGGTCACCGACGCACTGAGCACGGCGATCGCCACCCATGCGCCGTTCGCCGTGATCGCGCCCTTCAGCGCCCGTGGCCGCGACTACGCCCCGCGCGTCGCCGCTCGGCTCGGGCTCGGCCTGACCGGGGACTTCACCGCCCTGGAAGTCCGTGACGCGGACACCGACGAGCCCGACCTGCTGTGGCTCAAACCGGCGCTGTCGGCGGACGTCGTCGCGCCGGTGATCGCGCACTCCACGCCGTCGATGGGCACGCTGCGGCCGGGTTCTTTCACGGCGCGAGCGGTTCGCGACCAGCGTGAGCCGAGCGTCGAGTTCGTCGGCGGTTCCGCGACCGGGACCGATTCGTGCACCGCGGTCGAGCGCCGGGTCGAGCGTCCGGACGGCCCACGGCTCGCCGCGGCGCGGCTGGTCATCGGGCTCGGGCCGGGCCTGGGCACCGGCGCCCGCCGCGTCGCCGAACGCGTCGCCGCGACACCGGGCATCGCGCTCGTCGCGACGTCGGCCGCGGTCGCCGCGGGCGAGATGCCCCCGCAGCTCGAGATCGGGCCGCTGGCCCGCAGCATCGCGCCCGCGGTCTACCTCGGGTTCGGGCGGCACGACCTCGGGACGCTGCAGGCGGTCAAGGCCGCCGGCCGGATCGTCGTCGTCGACCCGGGCGCCTGGCTCGATGCCTTCACCGGTCTTGCCGACACCGTCGTCACCGCGAACATCGAAGGGGTCCTGCTGGACCTGCTGCTGGCGACGGCCGGCGCGATCGCCAGTTGA
- a CDS encoding Rieske 2Fe-2S domain-containing protein — protein sequence MLRDELRQILEKGLRDVEADWTVPAAIINDPEMHDAERERVFGRSWVFLAHESEIPERGDYVVRYISEDQFIVCRDEDGEVRGHLNSCRHRGMQVCRAEMGNASHFRCPYHGWTYNNKGSLVGVPAGREAYGNKLDKSLWQLKPVPKLGTYKGLVFGCLDPDAPSLDDYLGDMKFYLDIVLDRSDAGLQVVGAPQRWVVDANWKLGADNFIGDAYHTMMTHRSMVELGLAPPDPKFALYGEHVHTEHGHGLGIIGPPPGIPLPEFLGMPENIVEQLQRRLSPEQVEVFRPVAFIHGTVFPNLSIGNFLMSKDHVSPPTSFLTLRLWHPIGPDKMEIMSFFLVEKEAPDWYKEESYQAYVRTFGISGAFEQDDAENWRSITRVLGAQYAKKMELNYQMGRGVYEPDPDWPGPGKAFPMDYAEANQRNFMEYWMQLMVTDPASHTGNGKVSDEAAAEALARAEA from the coding sequence ATGTTGAGGGATGAACTCCGGCAGATCCTCGAAAAGGGTTTGCGTGACGTAGAGGCCGACTGGACCGTTCCGGCGGCGATCATCAACGACCCGGAGATGCACGACGCCGAGCGCGAGCGCGTGTTCGGCCGTTCGTGGGTTTTCCTCGCCCACGAGAGCGAAATCCCGGAGCGCGGTGACTACGTCGTCCGATACATCTCGGAAGATCAATTCATCGTCTGCCGGGACGAAGACGGCGAAGTCCGCGGCCACCTGAACAGTTGCCGGCACCGCGGCATGCAGGTGTGCCGCGCCGAAATGGGAAACGCCTCCCACTTCCGCTGCCCGTACCACGGCTGGACCTACAACAACAAAGGCAGCCTCGTCGGCGTGCCGGCCGGGCGCGAGGCGTACGGCAACAAGCTGGACAAGTCCCTGTGGCAGCTCAAGCCGGTCCCGAAACTGGGCACCTACAAGGGGTTGGTCTTCGGCTGCCTCGACCCGGACGCCCCGTCCCTCGACGACTACCTCGGGGACATGAAGTTCTACCTCGACATCGTGCTGGACCGCAGTGACGCCGGCCTGCAGGTCGTCGGCGCCCCCCAGCGCTGGGTCGTCGACGCGAACTGGAAGCTCGGCGCCGACAACTTCATCGGCGACGCCTACCACACCATGATGACGCACCGGTCCATGGTGGAGCTCGGGCTCGCCCCGCCGGACCCCAAGTTCGCGCTCTACGGCGAGCACGTGCACACCGAGCACGGCCACGGGCTCGGCATCATCGGCCCGCCGCCGGGCATCCCGCTGCCCGAGTTCCTGGGTATGCCGGAGAACATCGTCGAGCAGTTGCAGCGCCGGCTTTCGCCGGAGCAGGTCGAGGTGTTCCGGCCGGTCGCCTTCATCCACGGCACCGTGTTCCCGAACCTGTCGATCGGCAACTTCCTGATGTCGAAGGACCACGTCTCGCCGCCGACGTCGTTCCTCACGCTCCGGCTGTGGCACCCGATCGGCCCGGACAAGATGGAGATCATGTCCTTCTTCCTGGTCGAGAAGGAAGCGCCGGACTGGTACAAGGAGGAGAGCTACCAGGCCTACGTGCGCACGTTCGGGATTTCCGGGGCGTTCGAGCAGGACGACGCCGAGAACTGGCGCAGCATCACCCGGGTGCTGGGCGCCCAGTACGCCAAGAAGATGGAGCTCAACTACCAGATGGGCCGGGGCGTCTACGAGCCCGACCCCGACTGGCCCGGTCCCGGCAAGGCGTTCCCGATGGACTACGCCGAGGCCAACCAGCGCAACTTCATGGAGTACTGGATGCAGCTGATGGTCACGGACCCGGCGTCGCACACCGGGAACGGCAAGGTCTCCGACGAGGCCGCGGCCGAAGCGCTGGCACGGGCGGAGGCCTGA
- a CDS encoding GntR family transcriptional regulator, whose protein sequence is MIASVTKTDQIYQALLAQLLEGRHQFGEILSTYDLATEFGVSRRPVMDAVMRLAAAGFISVIPQVGCQVAVPDERKVRDHFAVAGILEGAGARLAALTATDAQLAEIDDMLVRGTGPAKRDDALAFAGANRDFHSAVLAASGNQRLAELAMDTWDLNDFYLQKNRLSTDLAQAQSEHTEIAEAIERRDAERAGRLMEEHVSRFWKFVEV, encoded by the coding sequence ATGATCGCGTCAGTCACCAAAACAGACCAGATCTACCAAGCGCTCCTCGCCCAGCTGCTCGAGGGGCGCCACCAGTTCGGCGAGATCCTCAGCACCTACGACCTCGCGACGGAGTTCGGCGTGAGCCGCAGGCCGGTGATGGACGCGGTGATGCGGCTGGCCGCGGCCGGGTTCATCTCGGTCATTCCGCAGGTCGGCTGCCAGGTGGCGGTCCCGGACGAACGCAAGGTGCGCGACCACTTCGCCGTGGCGGGCATCCTCGAGGGAGCGGGCGCGCGGCTCGCGGCACTCACCGCCACCGACGCCCAGCTGGCCGAGATCGACGACATGCTGGTGCGCGGCACCGGCCCGGCCAAGCGGGACGACGCACTCGCCTTCGCCGGGGCCAACCGGGACTTCCACTCCGCCGTCCTGGCCGCCTCCGGCAACCAGCGGCTGGCCGAACTGGCCATGGACACGTGGGACCTCAACGACTTCTACCTCCAGAAGAACCGGTTGAGCACGGACCTGGCGCAGGCGCAGAGCGAGCACACCGAGATCGCCGAGGCGATCGAGCGCCGGGACGCGGAACGGGCCGGCCGGCTCATGGAGGAGCACGTTTCGCGGTTCTGGAAGTTCGTGGAAGTGTAA
- a CDS encoding flavin reductase family protein, whose product MSTAAPAANVDPRRFRDAMGRFATGITIISTPTPAGPHCMTANGFMSVSLVPALVVVSIARRAKMHDLLLASGVYGVSVLAADQEPVSQHFSGRPDPALLPRFDDHAGVPLVAGALAQVGAEVVDAHPAGDHTLFVGQVRHLADGAGEPLVFHAGRYRHLLSPAADSAYSDAWSGFCLDPFGPPASA is encoded by the coding sequence ATGAGTACCGCCGCGCCGGCGGCGAACGTCGACCCGCGGCGGTTTCGCGACGCCATGGGCCGGTTCGCCACCGGCATCACGATCATCAGCACGCCGACCCCGGCGGGACCGCACTGCATGACCGCCAACGGTTTCATGTCGGTGTCCCTCGTGCCCGCCCTCGTCGTGGTGTCCATCGCCCGACGCGCCAAGATGCACGACCTCCTCCTCGCCAGCGGCGTCTACGGCGTCAGCGTCCTCGCCGCGGACCAGGAACCCGTCAGCCAGCACTTCAGCGGCCGGCCGGACCCGGCCCTGCTCCCACGGTTCGACGACCACGCCGGGGTCCCCCTCGTGGCCGGGGCGCTGGCGCAGGTGGGTGCCGAGGTCGTCGACGCCCACCCCGCCGGCGACCACACGTTGTTCGTCGGCCAGGTCCGCCACCTCGCCGACGGCGCGGGCGAGCCACTGGTGTTCCACGCCGGCCGTTACCGGCACCTGCTCAGCCCCGCGGCGGACTCGGCGTACTCGGACGCCTGGTCCGGCTTCTGCCTGGACCCGTTCGGTCCCCCTGCCAGCGCCTGA
- a CDS encoding rubredoxin — protein sequence MKTLVATEETQADPATALWICDVCQDVYDPRLGDPEGGIEPGTSFADIPDDWVCPVCGARKKEFRMLAPGDEYDVEDDAYAGAQG from the coding sequence ATGAAGACGCTGGTGGCTACCGAAGAAACCCAGGCCGATCCGGCCACCGCGCTCTGGATCTGTGATGTCTGCCAGGACGTGTACGACCCCCGCCTCGGCGACCCCGAAGGCGGGATCGAGCCCGGCACGTCGTTCGCCGACATCCCGGACGACTGGGTCTGCCCGGTGTGCGGGGCGCGCAAGAAGGAGTTCCGGATGCTCGCGCCGGGCGACGAGTACGACGTCGAGGACGACGCTTACGCGGGAGCGCAGGGGTGA
- a CDS encoding SCP2 sterol-binding domain-containing protein, with protein MGTPVLSPEWMKSYAELWNTTDATREGLKKLSMVVEYRLAENESRAGQIEVNAGEVVRAGAPAEGVKPDFVLTAKVETWQRLGEGELPAAKAMVTRKVKFRGSMAVALANLPGLEAAMKMFGEIDDTDWSVD; from the coding sequence ATGGGAACACCCGTCCTGTCGCCGGAGTGGATGAAGTCCTACGCCGAGCTCTGGAACACCACGGACGCGACGCGCGAGGGCCTGAAGAAGCTGAGCATGGTCGTCGAGTACCGCCTCGCGGAGAACGAGAGCCGCGCGGGCCAGATCGAGGTCAACGCCGGCGAAGTCGTGCGCGCCGGCGCGCCGGCCGAAGGCGTGAAACCGGACTTCGTGCTGACGGCCAAGGTGGAGACCTGGCAGCGCCTCGGCGAAGGCGAACTGCCCGCCGCCAAGGCGATGGTCACCCGGAAGGTCAAGTTCCGCGGTTCGATGGCGGTGGCGCTCGCCAACCTGCCCGGCCTCGAAGCCGCCATGAAGATGTTCGGCGAAATCGACGACACCGACTGGTCGGTGGACTGA
- a CDS encoding 2-keto-4-pentenoate hydratase: MSTAVREAADLLQNAVDTGKPCPPIRDLFTFGDIEAAYAVQRLNTERALAAGRRPAGRKIGLTSPAVQRQLAVAQPDFGALFADMAVPDGGTVPAGRLLQPKVEAEVALVLTDDLPDPDCTAADLVRATGFAVPALEIVDSRITDWDISIVDTVADNASSGLFVLGGTRVPLDRVDLRTVRMTLSRHGTVVSEGSGADCLGSPLAAALWLASTLARRGDPLLAGDVVLTGALGPMVPVAPGDVFHGEISGLGSVRAGFAAEGESR, encoded by the coding sequence GTGAGCACCGCCGTCCGCGAAGCCGCGGACCTGCTGCAGAACGCCGTCGACACCGGCAAGCCGTGTCCGCCGATCCGCGACCTGTTCACCTTCGGTGACATCGAGGCCGCCTATGCGGTGCAACGGCTGAACACCGAGCGCGCGCTGGCCGCGGGACGACGGCCGGCCGGCCGCAAGATCGGCCTGACCTCGCCGGCCGTGCAGCGCCAGCTGGCTGTCGCCCAGCCCGACTTCGGTGCCCTGTTCGCCGACATGGCCGTGCCCGACGGCGGCACCGTGCCCGCCGGCCGGCTGCTGCAGCCCAAGGTCGAGGCCGAGGTCGCGCTCGTGCTGACCGACGACCTGCCGGATCCGGACTGCACCGCGGCGGATCTGGTGCGGGCCACCGGTTTCGCGGTGCCCGCGCTGGAGATCGTGGACAGCCGGATCACCGACTGGGACATCTCCATCGTGGACACGGTCGCGGACAACGCGTCGTCCGGCCTGTTCGTGCTGGGCGGCACCCGGGTGCCGCTCGACCGAGTGGACCTGCGGACGGTTCGGATGACGTTGTCCCGCCACGGCACGGTGGTCTCGGAGGGCAGCGGTGCGGACTGCCTCGGCAGCCCGCTCGCCGCCGCGCTGTGGCTGGCGTCCACATTGGCCCGCCGGGGAGATCCTCTGCTGGCGGGGGACGTCGTGCTGACCGGCGCACTCGGGCCGATGGTCCCCGTCGCGCCGGGCGACGTCTTCCACGGCGAGATCTCCGGCCTCGGCTCGGTGCGGGCCGGCTTCGCGGCCGAAGGAGAATCGCGATGA
- a CDS encoding aromatic-ring-hydroxylating dioxygenase subunit beta produces the protein MTTATEITDATVREVTEWLFGEAELLDTGKYREWLDLVAEDLSYVVPLRVTREREADTDIVEGMTLMDDDWDSMEMRVLRLETEYAWAEDPPSRSRHFVTNIRVAAGEAEDELAVKSNLLLYRTRGDVATFDILSGERHDVLRRVAGGYRLAKRVVVLDQTTVMTHNLALIM, from the coding sequence ATGACCACAGCAACGGAGATCACCGACGCCACGGTGCGAGAGGTCACCGAGTGGCTCTTCGGCGAGGCCGAACTGCTCGACACCGGCAAGTACCGCGAGTGGCTCGACCTGGTGGCCGAGGACCTGTCGTACGTCGTGCCGCTGCGGGTGACGCGCGAACGTGAGGCCGACACGGACATCGTCGAGGGGATGACCCTGATGGACGACGACTGGGACTCGATGGAAATGCGCGTCCTGCGGCTGGAAACCGAGTACGCGTGGGCGGAGGACCCGCCGTCGCGATCACGGCACTTCGTGACCAACATCCGGGTCGCCGCCGGCGAGGCGGAGGACGAGCTGGCCGTCAAGTCGAACCTGCTGCTGTACCGCACCCGCGGTGACGTCGCGACGTTCGACATCCTCTCCGGCGAGCGCCACGACGTGCTCCGCCGGGTGGCCGGCGGCTACCGGCTCGCCAAGCGGGTGGTCGTGCTCGACCAGACCACCGTCATGACGCACAACCTCGCCCTGATCATGTGA
- a CDS encoding dihydrodiol dehydrogenase — translation MTIIHNAGQDPIIQIANEFTVIQVSYVSTGQRERLLVSSPRLGFQTLLDPLQLESLTWQPPETYSKLLDTPYGPGAELNARPLSALLGKD, via the coding sequence GTGACCATCATCCACAACGCGGGCCAGGACCCGATCATCCAGATCGCCAACGAGTTCACGGTGATCCAGGTCAGCTACGTCAGCACCGGCCAGCGTGAACGTCTCCTCGTCAGCTCGCCCCGGCTCGGGTTCCAGACCCTGCTCGACCCGCTGCAGCTGGAAAGCCTCACCTGGCAGCCGCCCGAAACGTATTCGAAGCTGCTCGACACCCCGTACGGCCCCGGCGCGGAGCTCAACGCGCGCCCGCTGTCGGCTCTGCTCGGAAAGGACTGA